The following proteins are encoded in a genomic region of Pseudomonas saponiphila:
- a CDS encoding ABC transporter substrate-binding protein has translation MHKPAPLIPTCLLALASLLLPLSASQAGEEPLQVRIGYLGYRPDPGPLLSNIIPEPADAGLQGAQLAIVDSNSTGRFLKQQFQLDSVSVDSPAALLQAARAQHDQGLRLFVVNAPAASLRELSAALPDSLLFNAGSPDDRLRSSQCLGNVLHSLPGRAMLADALVQFMALRKWQRALLIVGQTENDRAYADALRRAMQRFGLKIVAEKAWTFDNDQRRSAQADMPLFTQTAEYDVVLVADERGDFGEYLPYQTWYPRPVAGTQGLTPTGWHKSVETFGAAQLQKRFEAQAGRWMNDRDFAAWMAVRSVASAVSKLRQAEPRALQALLLSDQLPLDGFKGRKLSYRPWNGELRQPIPLVQPRALVSTSPQDGFLHPFNEMDSLGYDRPEVTCRYP, from the coding sequence ATGCACAAGCCTGCCCCGCTCATCCCGACTTGCCTGCTGGCCCTGGCCTCGCTCCTGCTGCCCCTGAGCGCCAGCCAGGCCGGCGAGGAACCCTTGCAGGTGCGCATCGGCTACCTGGGCTATCGCCCCGATCCCGGCCCGCTGCTGTCGAACATCATCCCCGAGCCAGCCGACGCCGGGCTGCAAGGCGCCCAGTTGGCGATTGTCGACAGCAACAGCACCGGGCGCTTTCTCAAGCAGCAGTTCCAGCTCGACAGCGTCAGCGTCGACAGTCCCGCGGCCCTGCTGCAAGCGGCCAGGGCCCAGCACGACCAGGGCCTGCGGCTGTTCGTGGTGAATGCCCCGGCGGCCAGCTTGCGCGAACTGTCGGCGGCCCTGCCCGACAGCCTCTTGTTCAACGCCGGCAGCCCCGACGACCGCCTGCGCAGCAGCCAGTGCCTGGGCAATGTGCTGCACAGCCTGCCCGGCCGGGCGATGCTGGCCGACGCCCTGGTGCAATTCATGGCGCTGCGCAAATGGCAGCGGGCCTTGCTCATCGTCGGCCAGACCGAAAACGACCGCGCCTACGCCGATGCCCTGCGCCGGGCCATGCAGCGCTTCGGCCTGAAGATCGTCGCCGAGAAGGCCTGGACCTTCGACAACGACCAGCGCCGCAGCGCCCAGGCCGATATGCCGCTGTTCACCCAGACCGCCGAATACGACGTGGTGCTGGTGGCCGACGAGCGCGGCGACTTCGGCGAATACCTGCCCTACCAGACCTGGTACCCGCGCCCGGTGGCCGGCACCCAGGGCCTGACCCCAACCGGCTGGCACAAGAGCGTCGAGACCTTCGGCGCCGCGCAGTTGCAAAAGCGCTTCGAAGCCCAGGCCGGGCGCTGGATGAATGACCGCGACTTCGCCGCCTGGATGGCCGTGCGCAGCGTCGCCAGCGCGGTGAGCAAACTGCGCCAGGCCGAACCCCGAGCCCTGCAAGCGCTGCTGCTCAGCGACCAACTGCCACTGGACGGATTCAAGGGTCGCAAGCTCAGCTACCGCCCGTGGAACGGCGAACTGCGCCAACCGATTCCCCTGGTGCAGCCCCGGGCCCTGGTCAGCACCTCGCCCCAGGACGGCTTCCTGCACCCCTTCAACGAAATGGACAGCCTGGGCTACGACCGTCCCGAAGTGACCTGCCGCTACCCCTGA
- a CDS encoding PQQ-dependent catabolism-associated CXXCW motif protein, which yields MPRALQTLALLSLSLTLGMAQAETPLFSADGYRTSLYRSPTPTRIEVAQIIDTQGLQALLQAQPSPLLIDVYRRQWLQGRFIDSEPHANLPGSHWLANTGDGELSPEWQGYFSRYLEQLSAGNRQHPLVFYCRADCWLSWNAVKRAAALGYTSLYWYRDGLDAWEAAGLPVVAAQPEAFP from the coding sequence ATGCCCCGTGCCCTGCAGACCCTGGCCCTGCTGTCCCTGAGCCTGACCCTGGGAATGGCCCAGGCCGAAACCCCGCTGTTTTCCGCCGACGGCTATCGCACCAGCCTCTACCGCAGCCCGACACCCACCCGGATCGAGGTCGCGCAGATCATCGACACCCAGGGTTTGCAGGCCCTGCTCCAGGCCCAACCCAGCCCCCTGCTGATCGACGTCTATCGCCGCCAATGGCTGCAAGGCCGCTTCATCGACAGCGAGCCCCACGCCAACCTGCCAGGCAGCCACTGGCTGGCCAATACCGGCGACGGCGAACTGAGCCCCGAGTGGCAAGGCTACTTCAGCCGCTACCTGGAGCAGCTCAGCGCCGGCAACCGGCAACACCCGCTGGTGTTTTATTGCCGCGCCGATTGCTGGCTGAGCTGGAACGCGGTAAAACGCGCCGCAGCCTTGGGCTATACCTCCCTCTACTGGTATCGCGACGGCCTGGACGCCTGGGAAGCCGCCGGATTGCCCGTGGTGGCGGCCCAGCCGGAAGCCTTTCCCTGA
- the nosP gene encoding nitric oxide-sensing protein NosP, producing the protein MQQAQSEGVVSAMSQAVDPQQVAQDLASQLLHPHLGFVLFFCSAEYPLQALGTALQQSFGGIALVGCTSAGEITPLGYGRNCVTAIGFDHRHFSIAAELIDQMEHFSLIDAQQMVERLVGGCRSNTLAPIKGNSFALTLLDGLSSREEMVLAALSAALGDIPHFGGSAGDDNYLTHTHVYFGGEFHSGAAVVVLVNTWLDFEVFTTHHILPREEKLVVTGADSALRRVYELNAEPAAEEYARLIGVPLDQLDHRVFAAHPLAVRINQHYYVRAVQQVHPDLSLSFYCAVENGIVLTAMTPGPLLPNLQQLFDGLQQRLGGLLLTIGCDCFLRRLELEGQGSLERIGAFLREQRVMGFNTYGEQFNGMHINQTFTGVAIARSRTPARR; encoded by the coding sequence ATGCAGCAAGCCCAAAGCGAGGGCGTGGTCAGTGCCATGTCCCAGGCGGTCGATCCGCAGCAGGTGGCCCAGGACCTGGCTAGCCAGTTGCTGCATCCGCATTTGGGCTTCGTGCTGTTCTTCTGTTCCGCCGAGTACCCGCTGCAAGCCCTGGGCACGGCCTTGCAGCAGAGCTTCGGCGGCATTGCCCTGGTGGGCTGCACCAGCGCCGGGGAAATCACCCCGCTGGGCTACGGGCGCAATTGCGTGACCGCCATCGGTTTCGATCACCGGCATTTCTCCATCGCCGCCGAGCTGATCGACCAGATGGAGCACTTCAGCCTGATCGACGCTCAGCAGATGGTCGAACGCCTGGTGGGCGGCTGTCGCAGCAACACCCTGGCGCCGATCAAGGGCAACAGCTTCGCCCTGACCCTGCTGGACGGTCTGTCGAGCCGTGAGGAAATGGTCCTCGCCGCCCTCAGTGCGGCCCTGGGGGACATTCCGCATTTCGGCGGTTCGGCCGGCGACGACAATTACTTGACCCACACCCATGTGTATTTCGGTGGCGAGTTCCACAGCGGCGCGGCGGTGGTGGTGCTGGTCAACACCTGGCTGGATTTCGAGGTGTTCACCACCCACCACATCCTGCCGCGGGAAGAAAAGTTGGTGGTCACTGGTGCCGACAGTGCCTTGCGCCGGGTCTATGAGCTGAACGCGGAACCGGCCGCCGAGGAGTATGCGCGGCTGATCGGCGTGCCCCTGGATCAGCTCGACCACCGGGTGTTCGCCGCCCACCCGCTGGCGGTGCGGATCAACCAGCATTACTACGTGCGCGCGGTGCAGCAGGTGCACCCGGACCTGAGCCTGAGTTTCTACTGCGCGGTGGAGAACGGCATCGTTCTCACCGCCATGACCCCCGGCCCCTTGCTGCCCAACCTGCAGCAGCTGTTCGACGGCTTGCAGCAGCGCCTCGGCGGGCTGTTGCTGACCATCGGCTGCGACTGCTTTTTGCGCCGCCTGGAGCTGGAGGGGCAGGGCAGCCTGGAGCGCATCGGGGCCTTTTTGCGGGAACAGCGGGTGATGGGTTTCAACACCTACGGAGAACAGTTCAATGGCATGCACATCAACCAGACCTTCACCGGGGTCGCCATTGCCCGCAGTCGAACTCCGGCCCGCCGCTGA
- a CDS encoding ABC transporter ATP-binding protein, protein MNALEVSQLSFAYGPRQALDQVSLSLAPGRFAALLGPNGAGKSTLIALLTRLYDLQQGDIRVGGCSLRNAARAALRQLGVVFQQSTLDLDLSVEQNLHYHAALHGLSRRQGQARIDAELARQGLTERRRDSVRALNGGHRRRVEIARALLHEPRLLLLDEASAGLDPASRLALNRHIRQLCQEQRLSVLWTTHLLDEVQADDQLLILHQGRLVASGLASAISEEQGGDLSAAFARLTQSAQPRPAPIGEAHA, encoded by the coding sequence ATGAACGCTTTGGAGGTCAGCCAGCTGAGCTTCGCCTATGGCCCGCGCCAGGCCCTCGATCAGGTCAGCCTGAGCCTGGCCCCCGGGCGCTTCGCCGCGCTCTTGGGCCCCAACGGCGCCGGCAAGTCGACCCTGATTGCCCTGCTGACAAGGCTCTACGACCTGCAGCAGGGCGACATCCGCGTCGGCGGCTGCTCGCTGCGCAACGCCGCCCGCGCCGCCCTGCGCCAGCTCGGCGTGGTGTTCCAGCAAAGCACCCTGGACCTGGACCTGAGCGTGGAGCAGAACCTGCACTACCACGCCGCGCTGCACGGTTTGTCGCGGCGCCAGGGGCAGGCACGGATCGACGCCGAACTGGCGCGCCAGGGCCTCACCGAACGGCGTCGGGACAGCGTCCGCGCCCTCAACGGCGGCCACCGCCGGCGGGTGGAGATCGCCCGCGCCCTGCTGCACGAGCCGCGCCTGCTGCTGCTCGACGAAGCCAGCGCCGGCCTCGACCCGGCCAGCCGCCTGGCGCTCAACCGGCACATCCGTCAGCTGTGCCAGGAACAACGCCTGAGCGTGCTCTGGACCACCCACCTGCTGGACGAAGTGCAGGCCGACGACCAGTTGCTGATCCTGCATCAGGGGCGCCTGGTGGCCAGTGGCTTGGCCAGCGCCATCAGCGAGGAACAGGGCGGCGACCTGAGCGCGGCCTTCGCCCGCCTGACCCAGAGTGCCCAGCCGCGCCCGGCGCCGATCGGAGAAGCGCACGCATGA
- a CDS encoding HAMP domain-containing sensor histidine kinase: MSALWRINLWVTAFFAVVTLACAGLLLHQAVADVERELQSAEAVVEYLSDSAERNPAGLQPHLTQSLRHVRVHWLGPDEAARMPEQAGLDAWLGRQLFSDRRHSARELDLGDGRRVLIAVDARDEIDEVWDSLQQLLSLCGLALLLSLLTIRWAVRRGMGLLDDLLRALQQVSGGQLAVRLRETGLPEARQLAGHFNRMTTTLEQTRADNAQLTQALLAVQERERTYLAQTLHDDLGQYLAGIRAQVCLLRMVADQPTVVEHTAQALELNCERLQQGFRALVQDLYPVVLQHLPLAEAVGLLVNQWQDSQGIDCQLRVGADLPTLPDASKTHLYRLLQEALTNVARHAGASQVRVRLQRSARGLRLLVRDNGCGARQPQRPGVGLHSMAERARSLGGELQILSRPGAGWALALNMPLNMPMEA; this comes from the coding sequence ATGTCGGCGCTGTGGCGGATCAACCTGTGGGTGACCGCGTTCTTTGCCGTGGTGACCCTGGCCTGCGCCGGCTTGCTGCTGCATCAGGCGGTGGCCGATGTCGAACGTGAATTGCAGTCCGCCGAGGCCGTGGTGGAGTACCTGAGCGACAGCGCCGAGCGCAACCCGGCGGGCCTGCAACCGCATCTCACCCAGAGCCTGCGCCATGTGCGGGTGCACTGGCTGGGGCCGGACGAGGCGGCGCGCATGCCCGAGCAGGCCGGGCTGGACGCCTGGCTTGGCCGCCAGCTGTTCAGCGACCGCCGCCACAGCGCCCGCGAACTGGACCTGGGCGACGGCCGCCGGGTGCTGATCGCGGTGGACGCGCGCGACGAGATCGACGAGGTCTGGGATTCCCTGCAACAGCTGTTGAGCCTGTGCGGCCTGGCCCTGCTTTTGAGCCTGCTGACCATCCGCTGGGCGGTGCGCCGCGGCATGGGGCTGCTGGATGATCTGCTGCGGGCCTTGCAGCAAGTGTCCGGCGGGCAACTGGCGGTGCGCCTGCGCGAAACCGGCCTGCCGGAAGCGCGACAGCTGGCCGGGCACTTCAACCGCATGACCACGACCCTGGAACAGACCCGCGCCGACAACGCGCAACTGACCCAGGCCCTGCTGGCGGTGCAGGAGCGCGAGCGCACCTACCTGGCGCAGACCCTGCACGACGACCTCGGGCAATACCTGGCGGGCATCCGCGCCCAGGTCTGCCTGCTGCGCATGGTGGCCGACCAGCCGACGGTGGTGGAACACACGGCCCAGGCCCTGGAGCTCAATTGCGAGCGTTTGCAGCAAGGCTTTCGCGCCCTGGTGCAGGACCTGTACCCGGTGGTGCTGCAGCACCTGCCGCTGGCCGAGGCGGTCGGCCTGCTGGTGAACCAATGGCAGGACAGCCAGGGCATCGACTGCCAATTGCGGGTTGGCGCCGACCTGCCGACGTTGCCCGACGCGAGCAAGACCCACCTCTACCGCCTGCTGCAAGAAGCGCTGACCAATGTCGCCCGGCACGCCGGCGCCAGCCAGGTGCGGGTGCGCCTGCAACGCAGCGCCCGGGGCCTGCGCCTGCTGGTGCGCGACAACGGCTGCGGCGCGCGTCAGCCCCAGCGCCCCGGCGTCGGCCTGCACTCGATGGCCGAACGGGCCCGCAGCCTGGGGGGCGAACTGCAGATCCTCAGCCGTCCCGGCGCCGGCTGGGCGCTGGCCTTGAACATGCCCCTGAACATGCCCATGGAGGCCTGA
- the nahK gene encoding hybrid sensor histidine kinase/response regulator NahK/ErcS' — MACTSTRPSPGSPLPAVELRPAAELQAQLDCLQRENRKLRRINSALIERVESGVTRGNDPYAAFQHSVVLAEQVRERTDALNQAMAELKAGNHLLSEARLRAETAHQHLIDAIESISDAFVLFDQEQRIVLFNSRFRAFWTHSRVRIMAGMRLSEVRRLMTSTGLFSEEPRSAGDEQLLYRLHNGRWLQVSERPTREGGRVILFTDITEVKHSETLRREQAVAQKSHLLQRAVDNLSQGVAMVNAEGILELWNRRFLELSGLAPVAAHRLFAEVIGDSELSLLTPASRDTNGRMIHECEQRLSDGRVLEIRTHPLPTGGFVNTFTDITERYQHAEALSESERWIRLITDHVPALIAYLNADLVYEFTNKVYEEWYCWPRGVMLGQSLREAHSEQHYQRLEAYVERALAGESVTFEFAETNVNNQERYMLRSYVPNRLANGEVVGIFVLIRDITERRRTAEALHQAYQNLELRVRERTAELTTLNQQLLREIEERSRVESRLREAKAEAERANLSKTKFLAAVSHDLLQPLNAARLFTSALLERRDPQASSALVRNVSNSLEDVENLLGTLVDISKLDAGVIKADIAPFALSELLENLAAEYAQVARSEGLELHFVACSALVRSDIQLLARILRNLLSNAIRYTRQGRVVLGCRRQGHWLSIEVWDSGMGIAAERLEEIFQEFKRGEEQRPDQDRGLGLGLAIVEKIAGILGHRIGVRSWPGRGSVFSVQVPLSASAPLPAPRLELGEALLERLQGARIWVLDNDAAICAGMRTLLEGWGCQVITALSEEDLARQVDDYRADADLLIADYHLDHQQNGIDAVARINARRALAIPAMMITANYSNDLKQQLRELGHTLMHKPVRPMKLKTAISHLLNPTRHP, encoded by the coding sequence ATGGCATGCACATCAACCAGACCTTCACCGGGGTCGCCATTGCCCGCAGTCGAACTCCGGCCCGCCGCTGAGCTGCAAGCGCAACTCGACTGCCTGCAACGCGAGAACCGCAAGCTGCGGCGCATCAACAGCGCGCTGATCGAACGGGTCGAATCCGGCGTCACCCGGGGCAACGATCCCTATGCGGCGTTCCAGCATTCGGTGGTGCTGGCCGAGCAGGTGCGCGAACGCACCGACGCGCTGAACCAGGCCATGGCCGAGCTCAAGGCCGGTAACCACCTGCTCAGCGAGGCGCGGCTGCGGGCCGAGACTGCGCACCAGCACCTGATCGACGCCATCGAAAGCATTTCCGACGCCTTCGTGCTGTTCGACCAGGAGCAGCGCATCGTCCTGTTCAACAGCCGCTTCCGCGCGTTCTGGACTCACAGCCGGGTGCGGATCATGGCCGGCATGCGTCTGTCGGAAGTGCGCCGGCTGATGACCAGCACCGGGCTGTTCAGCGAGGAGCCACGCAGCGCTGGTGACGAACAACTGCTGTACCGCCTGCACAACGGCCGCTGGTTGCAGGTCAGCGAACGGCCGACCCGGGAAGGCGGGCGGGTGATCCTGTTTACCGACATCACCGAGGTCAAGCACAGCGAAACCCTGCGCCGGGAACAGGCGGTGGCGCAAAAATCCCACTTGCTGCAACGGGCGGTGGACAACCTGTCCCAGGGCGTGGCCATGGTCAACGCCGAGGGCATCCTCGAACTGTGGAACCGGCGCTTCCTCGAACTCAGCGGGTTGGCCCCGGTGGCCGCGCACCGCTTGTTCGCCGAGGTCATCGGCGACAGCGAACTGAGCCTGCTGACTCCCGCCAGCCGCGACACCAATGGCCGGATGATCCACGAATGCGAACAGCGCCTGAGCGATGGCCGGGTGCTGGAGATCCGCACCCACCCGCTGCCCACCGGCGGTTTCGTCAACACCTTCACCGACATCACCGAGCGCTATCAGCACGCCGAGGCCCTGAGCGAAAGCGAACGCTGGATCCGCCTGATCACCGACCATGTGCCGGCGCTGATCGCCTACCTGAATGCCGATCTGGTGTATGAGTTCACCAACAAGGTCTACGAGGAATGGTACTGCTGGCCGCGGGGCGTGATGCTCGGCCAGAGCCTGCGCGAGGCCCACAGCGAACAGCATTACCAGCGCCTGGAGGCCTACGTGGAGCGGGCCCTGGCCGGGGAGAGCGTGACCTTCGAATTCGCCGAGACCAACGTCAACAACCAGGAGCGCTACATGCTGCGCTCCTACGTGCCCAACCGCCTGGCCAATGGCGAGGTGGTGGGGATCTTCGTGCTGATCCGCGACATCACCGAGCGCCGGCGCACCGCCGAGGCGCTGCATCAGGCCTATCAGAACCTGGAGCTGCGGGTGCGCGAGCGCACCGCCGAACTGACCACCCTCAACCAGCAACTGCTGCGCGAGATCGAAGAGCGCAGCCGGGTCGAATCGCGGCTGCGCGAGGCCAAGGCCGAGGCCGAACGGGCCAACCTGTCGAAGACCAAATTCCTCGCCGCAGTCAGCCATGACCTGCTGCAACCCCTGAACGCCGCGCGGCTGTTCACCAGCGCCTTGCTGGAACGTCGCGACCCCCAGGCCAGCAGCGCCCTGGTGCGCAATGTCAGCAACTCGCTGGAGGATGTGGAAAACCTGCTGGGCACCCTGGTGGATATTTCCAAGCTCGATGCCGGGGTGATCAAGGCCGACATCGCGCCGTTCGCCCTGAGCGAGCTGCTGGAAAACCTCGCCGCCGAGTATGCCCAGGTGGCCCGCAGCGAGGGCCTGGAACTGCACTTCGTGGCCTGCTCGGCATTGGTACGCAGCGACATCCAGCTGCTGGCGCGGATTCTGCGCAACCTGCTGAGCAACGCCATCCGCTACACCCGCCAAGGCCGCGTGGTGCTCGGTTGCCGGCGCCAGGGACATTGGCTGTCGATCGAAGTCTGGGACAGCGGCATGGGCATCGCCGCCGAGCGCCTGGAAGAAATCTTCCAGGAGTTCAAGCGCGGCGAAGAACAGCGTCCGGACCAGGATCGCGGCCTGGGCCTGGGGCTGGCCATCGTCGAGAAGATTGCCGGGATCCTCGGCCACCGTATTGGCGTGCGCTCCTGGCCCGGGCGCGGTTCAGTGTTCAGCGTGCAAGTGCCGCTCAGCGCCAGCGCGCCCTTGCCGGCGCCGCGCCTGGAACTGGGCGAGGCCCTGCTGGAGCGTTTGCAGGGCGCGCGGATCTGGGTGCTGGATAACGACGCGGCGATCTGCGCCGGCATGCGCACCCTGCTCGAAGGCTGGGGCTGCCAGGTGATCACCGCCTTGTCCGAAGAAGACCTGGCGCGCCAGGTCGACGACTACCGCGCCGACGCCGATCTGTTGATTGCCGACTACCACCTGGACCACCAACAGAACGGCATCGACGCCGTGGCGCGGATCAACGCCCGGCGCGCCCTGGCGATCCCGGCGATGATGATCACCGCCAACTACAGCAACGACCTCAAGCAGCAACTGCGTGAACTGGGCCACACCCTGATGCACAAACCGGTGCGCCCGATGAAACTCAAGACCGCCATCAGCCACTTGCTGAACCCAACGCGGCATCCCTGA
- a CDS encoding YVTN family beta-propeller repeat protein has protein sequence MRRPLLCRSALCAALLLAAGHAMAATAWVSNEKDNSLSLIDMQTLEVTETLPVGQRPRGLLLSHDNKLLYICASDSDRVQVLDVATRKIVKELPSGKDPEQFALHPNNRWLYVSNEDDALVTVIDTETAKVLGQINVGVEPEGMAVSPDGKWAVNTSETTNMLHWIDTSTQTLADSTLVDQRPRFVEFNQDGSRLWASAEIGGTVTILDVATRQVLKTLNFKIKGVHPDKVQPVGIKLSADGKYAFVALGPANHVAVIDAKTYEILDYLLVGRRVWQLAFTPDQSQLLATNGVSGDVSVIDVNSLKVLKSVKVGRYPWGVVVTP, from the coding sequence ATGCGCCGCCCCCTTCTCTGCCGCTCCGCCCTCTGCGCGGCCCTGCTGCTCGCCGCCGGGCACGCCATGGCCGCCACGGCCTGGGTGTCCAACGAAAAGGACAACAGCCTGAGCCTGATCGACATGCAGACCCTGGAGGTTACCGAGACGCTGCCGGTGGGCCAGCGCCCACGCGGCCTGCTGCTGTCCCATGACAACAAGCTGCTGTACATCTGCGCCAGCGATTCGGACCGGGTCCAGGTGCTGGACGTGGCCACCCGCAAGATCGTCAAGGAGCTGCCCTCGGGCAAGGACCCCGAGCAGTTCGCCCTGCACCCCAACAACCGCTGGCTGTACGTGTCCAACGAGGACGACGCGCTGGTCACGGTGATCGACACCGAGACCGCCAAGGTCCTCGGCCAGATCAACGTCGGGGTCGAGCCCGAAGGCATGGCGGTCAGCCCCGACGGCAAGTGGGCGGTGAACACCAGCGAAACCACCAACATGCTGCACTGGATCGACACCAGCACCCAGACCCTGGCCGACAGCACCCTGGTGGACCAGCGCCCGCGCTTCGTCGAGTTCAACCAGGACGGCTCAAGGCTTTGGGCCTCGGCGGAAATCGGCGGCACCGTGACCATCCTCGACGTAGCCACGCGCCAGGTGCTCAAGACCCTGAACTTCAAGATCAAGGGCGTGCACCCGGACAAGGTGCAGCCGGTGGGCATCAAGCTCAGCGCCGACGGCAAGTACGCCTTCGTCGCCCTGGGCCCGGCCAACCACGTGGCGGTGATCGACGCCAAGACCTACGAAATCCTCGACTACCTGCTGGTGGGGCGCCGGGTCTGGCAGTTGGCATTCACCCCGGACCAGAGCCAGCTACTGGCCACCAACGGGGTCAGCGGCGATGTCTCGGTGATCGATGTGAACAGCCTCAAGGTGCTCAAGTCGGTGAAGGTCGGACGCTATCCCTGGGGCGTGGTGGTGACCCCATGA
- a CDS encoding ABC transporter permease — MNAYWQCLRGIVLREWLRFVLQRTRFLSALVRPLLWLLVFAAGFRAALGIAIIEPYSTYIPYEVYIVPGLACMILLFNGMQGSLSMVYDREMGSMRVLLTSPLPRAFLLASKLLATSLISLLQVYAFLAVAWLYGVQPPAMGLLAALPALLLVALMLSALGLLLSNAIRQLENFAGVMNFVIFPLFFLSSALYPLWKMQEASQWLYWLCALNPFTHAVELVRFALYERFNLLALAVCLGLTLVFSMLAVLTFNPQHAALRKST; from the coding sequence ATGAACGCCTACTGGCAGTGTCTGCGCGGCATCGTGCTGCGCGAATGGCTGCGCTTCGTGCTGCAGCGCACGCGCTTTCTCAGCGCCCTGGTGCGCCCGCTGCTGTGGCTGCTGGTGTTCGCCGCCGGTTTTCGCGCGGCCCTGGGCATCGCCATCATCGAGCCCTACAGCACCTACATTCCCTACGAGGTCTACATAGTCCCGGGGCTGGCCTGCATGATCCTGCTGTTCAACGGCATGCAGGGCTCGCTGTCGATGGTCTACGACCGGGAAATGGGCAGCATGCGCGTGCTGCTCACCAGCCCCCTGCCCCGGGCCTTCCTGCTGGCCAGCAAGCTGTTGGCCACCTCGCTGATCTCGCTACTGCAGGTCTACGCCTTCCTCGCCGTGGCCTGGCTGTATGGCGTGCAGCCGCCGGCCATGGGCCTGCTGGCCGCGCTGCCGGCGCTGCTGCTGGTGGCCCTGATGCTCAGCGCCCTGGGACTGCTGCTGTCCAACGCCATCCGCCAATTGGAGAACTTTGCCGGGGTGATGAACTTCGTGATCTTCCCGCTGTTCTTCCTGTCCTCGGCGCTGTACCCGCTGTGGAAGATGCAAGAGGCCAGCCAGTGGCTGTACTGGCTGTGCGCCCTCAACCCCTTCACCCACGCCGTGGAGCTGGTGCGCTTCGCCCTGTATGAACGCTTCAACCTGCTGGCCCTGGCCGTGTGCCTGGGTCTGACCCTGGTGTTCTCGATGCTGGCGGTGCTGACCTTCAACCCGCAGCACGCCGCCCTGCGCAAAAGCACCTGA
- a CDS encoding response regulator transcription factor, which translates to MYKILIADDHPLFREAIHNVISDGFPGSEVMETADLDSALALTQEHDDLDLILLDLNMPGMHGLNGLITLRNEAPTIPVVIVSAEQDKQIVLQAITYGAVGFITKSSARSQMTEAIEQILNGNVYLPPDIIRTQKSQPGRRNSETPSFPPELLQALTRKQLLVLERMTKGESNKQIAYTLDIAETTVKAHVSAILRKLNVHNRVQAILSAGDIDFGAYLRR; encoded by the coding sequence ATGTATAAAATTCTGATAGCCGACGATCACCCACTGTTTCGCGAAGCCATCCACAACGTCATCAGCGACGGATTTCCCGGCAGCGAGGTGATGGAAACTGCCGACCTGGACAGCGCCCTGGCCCTGACCCAGGAGCACGACGACCTGGACCTGATCCTGCTCGACCTGAACATGCCCGGCATGCACGGCCTCAACGGCCTGATCACCCTGCGCAACGAAGCGCCGACCATTCCGGTGGTGATCGTCTCCGCCGAGCAAGACAAGCAGATCGTGCTCCAGGCCATCACCTACGGCGCCGTCGGCTTCATCACCAAATCCTCGGCGCGCTCGCAGATGACCGAGGCCATCGAACAGATCCTCAACGGCAACGTGTACCTGCCGCCGGACATCATCCGCACCCAGAAAAGCCAACCGGGGCGGCGCAACAGCGAGACCCCGAGCTTCCCCCCGGAACTGCTCCAGGCCCTGACCCGCAAACAGCTGTTGGTGCTGGAACGCATGACCAAGGGCGAATCCAACAAACAGATCGCCTACACCCTGGACATTGCCGAAACCACGGTGAAGGCCCACGTCTCAGCGATTTTGCGCAAGCTCAACGTGCACAACCGGGTGCAAGCGATCCTCAGTGCCGGGGACATCGATTTCGGCGCCTACCTGCGCCGCTGA